A part of Candidatus Binataceae bacterium genomic DNA contains:
- a CDS encoding nitronate monooxygenase family protein, with product MSSLFARAEMFCRRFGLRVPILLAPMAGASAPPLSIAVAEAGGLGACGALLMPPSEILAWAEEVRAHTTGTFQLNLWIPDPPPMRDAAHEARVRAFLAQWGPTVPPEAGDARPPDFAAQCRALLDARAPIVSSVMGLFPPEFVTELKKRGGAWFANISTVAEARAAERAGADVVVAQGMEAGGHRGCFDGANAERQMVGLFALLPAVVDAVRLPVVATGGIADARAAAAAFVLGASAVQIGTGFLRCPEARINPAWAAALARTAPEDTVVSRVFSGRVGRSIVTDYVRAATAASAPAPAPYPVQRGLTAAMRSAAQQSGDLQRMQAWAGQSAALAQAIPAGDLVRRIWEGAQALIA from the coding sequence ATGAGCTCTCTATTTGCCCGAGCGGAGATGTTTTGCCGTCGTTTCGGATTGCGCGTGCCGATCCTGCTCGCGCCGATGGCGGGCGCGAGCGCGCCGCCACTATCGATCGCGGTCGCCGAGGCGGGCGGGCTCGGCGCGTGCGGCGCGCTCCTGATGCCGCCGAGCGAGATACTTGCTTGGGCCGAGGAGGTGCGCGCTCACACGACAGGCACCTTTCAGCTCAACCTGTGGATTCCGGATCCGCCGCCGATGCGCGACGCCGCGCATGAGGCGCGCGTGCGCGCGTTCCTCGCGCAATGGGGACCGACGGTGCCGCCCGAGGCCGGCGACGCGAGGCCGCCGGACTTCGCCGCACAGTGCCGCGCGCTGCTGGACGCCCGAGCGCCCATCGTATCGTCGGTGATGGGTCTCTTCCCGCCGGAGTTCGTCACCGAGCTCAAGAAGCGCGGCGGCGCGTGGTTCGCCAACATTTCCACGGTGGCGGAGGCCAGGGCGGCGGAGCGCGCAGGCGCCGACGTTGTTGTGGCCCAAGGGATGGAGGCGGGCGGACATCGCGGATGCTTCGACGGCGCAAACGCGGAGCGCCAGATGGTCGGGTTGTTTGCTTTGCTGCCCGCGGTGGTGGACGCGGTCCGGCTCCCCGTGGTCGCCACCGGTGGAATTGCGGACGCGCGCGCAGCGGCGGCGGCCTTCGTGCTCGGCGCAAGCGCGGTGCAAATCGGGACCGGATTTCTGCGATGTCCCGAGGCGAGAATCAACCCCGCGTGGGCCGCCGCGCTCGCCCGCACGGCGCCCGAGGATACGGTGGTGAGCAGGGTGTTCAGCGGCCGCGTCGGGCGCAGCATCGTCACGGACTACGTCCGTGCGGCGACGGCTGCCAGCGCGCCTGCACCCGCACCGTATCCTGTGCAGCGCGGGCTCACGGCCGCGATGCGCTCGGCCGCGCAGCAAAGCGGCGACCTACAGCGCATGCAGGCATGGGCCGGTCAGTCGGCGGCACTGGCACAGGCGATTCCGGCAGGCGACCTGGTGCGCCGGATATGGGAGGGTGCGCAGGCGCTAATCGCATGA
- the nudC gene encoding NAD(+) diphosphatase translates to MALRGLMIPFTGNPLNRASEKRTDQKWIESRRRDPASLILPLRRLEPLLVESGGADATPRLGLLPPAAVDSLAPSDATCIFLGLDGDRAVFALDVSETADAAKTEQAAGSGYFREARAAAQMVSSREAAIIAQAKALIDWHQRHGFCPNCGTPTRLMDAGYRRLCGKCNAEHFPRVDPVVIMLATHDGACLVGRSRHFPPGMFSALAGFMEPGETVEEAVRRELFEEASVRAREVTYYATQPWPFPSSLMIGCFARVESREAKADDSELAEVRWLERAAARALIEGKVIDGVRVPPPIAIAHHLIKTWAFGGN, encoded by the coding sequence ATGGCTTTGAGAGGGCTGATGATTCCATTTACAGGCAACCCGCTGAATCGTGCGAGCGAGAAGCGCACCGACCAGAAGTGGATCGAATCAAGGCGGCGTGATCCCGCTTCACTCATCCTTCCGCTCCGGCGGCTGGAGCCGCTCCTGGTCGAATCGGGCGGCGCCGACGCCACGCCCCGGCTCGGCCTGCTCCCTCCCGCGGCTGTCGATTCGCTCGCGCCCTCGGACGCCACGTGCATCTTCCTTGGCCTCGACGGCGACAGGGCGGTGTTCGCGCTGGACGTGTCGGAAACGGCGGACGCCGCTAAGACGGAGCAGGCTGCCGGAAGTGGATATTTCCGCGAGGCGCGGGCCGCGGCGCAGATGGTCTCAAGCAGGGAGGCGGCGATCATCGCGCAGGCCAAGGCACTGATCGATTGGCATCAGCGCCACGGCTTTTGCCCCAACTGCGGCACGCCGACCCGACTCATGGATGCGGGCTACCGGCGATTGTGCGGCAAGTGCAACGCCGAACATTTTCCGCGCGTCGATCCGGTGGTGATCATGCTCGCCACGCACGACGGCGCATGTCTGGTCGGCAGGAGCAGGCATTTTCCGCCCGGGATGTTCTCGGCGCTGGCGGGCTTTATGGAACCCGGCGAGACGGTCGAGGAGGCCGTGCGGCGCGAGCTGTTCGAAGAAGCCTCCGTCAGGGCGCGCGAGGTAACCTATTACGCCACGCAGCCATGGCCGTTCCCGTCCTCGCTGATGATCGGATGCTTCGCGAGGGTGGAAAGCCGCGAGGCGAAAGCGGACGACAGCGAGCTTGCCGAGGTGCGCTGGCTCGAACGCGCGGCGGCGCGCGCGCTTATCGAAGGGAAGGTAATCGACGGCGTGCGCGTGCCGCCGCCGATCGCGATCGCGCACCATCTGATCAAGACCTGGGCCTTCGGCGGCAACTAG
- a CDS encoding GNAT family N-acetyltransferase, which produces MEVKIREAAEDDASACGRICYEAFRAIAEEHNFPPDFPDPETAVTVLTMVLRDGGFYAVAAEMEGRIVGSNFLDERNPISGVGPITVDPGAQNHGVGRHLMLAVMERSKRRGFAGIRLVQAGYHCRSLTLYSKLGFEVREHLSCMQGPAISETFAGYAVRRAAEADLEACNRLCLRVHGHHRGGELRDAVRRDRATVVERAGRITGYATQIAFFAHAVAETNDDLKALIAAAPSFDGPGFLVPSRNGELLRWCLRKGLRVIQPMTLMTGGLYNEPAGAYLPSVLY; this is translated from the coding sequence ATGGAAGTGAAGATCCGCGAGGCCGCCGAAGACGACGCCTCGGCGTGCGGGCGCATCTGCTACGAAGCCTTCAGGGCCATCGCCGAGGAGCATAATTTCCCACCCGACTTTCCCGACCCGGAGACCGCAGTCACCGTGCTCACGATGGTGTTGCGCGACGGGGGCTTCTACGCGGTCGCTGCCGAGATGGAAGGCCGGATCGTCGGCAGCAACTTTCTCGACGAGCGCAATCCGATCTCGGGCGTCGGCCCGATCACGGTCGATCCCGGAGCGCAAAACCACGGCGTCGGACGGCACCTGATGCTCGCGGTGATGGAGCGCTCAAAGCGTCGCGGCTTCGCCGGCATTCGCCTGGTCCAGGCCGGCTACCATTGCCGCTCGCTCACACTGTACAGCAAGCTTGGCTTCGAGGTCCGCGAGCACCTGTCGTGCATGCAGGGCCCTGCGATCAGCGAGACCTTCGCCGGTTATGCAGTGCGCCGTGCCGCCGAGGCCGACCTCGAAGCGTGCAACCGGCTGTGCCTGCGCGTTCACGGCCATCATCGCGGCGGCGAGCTGCGCGACGCTGTGCGTCGCGACCGCGCGACCGTGGTCGAGCGCGCGGGGCGAATCACCGGCTATGCCACCCAGATCGCGTTCTTTGCGCACGCCGTGGCCGAGACCAACGACGACCTCAAGGCCCTCATCGCCGCCGCCCCGTCATTCGACGGCCCGGGCTTCCTGGTGCCGTCGCGCAACGGCGAGCTGCTGCGCTGGTGTCTGCGCAAGGGTCTGCGTGTCATCCAGCCGATGACGCTGATGACAGGCGGGCTCTACAACGAACCTGCGGGGGCGTATCTGCCCTCGGTCCTGTATTGA
- a CDS encoding acyltransferase produces MSTERRTYIAAFDGLRGIAILPVVLLHVGVGTLPDSRLLFELTRGWYGVDLFFVLSGFLITWILVSEIEETGTIDIRRFYWRRCLRLGPAYVSMLASLLVGAAILQPDALSRVPAVLPALASYTYNYRLAAGGAHLAPLVVVWSLCVEEQFYLVWPWVLKSIGARRGLKLCLGLIAALSAYRTGLYLSLNWGHLDRPSPASAIWIYFATDTRIGVILVGCATALSLRHPRARRPWRWIRESRWFAPITAVTAVACIIFVTGGYPSSASWRSATVGYTLDACASAALIGAVFMQPRGVVTRALSWRPLVSLGRVSYGVYLFHVGVAWLLQRALRAVGWPHDPFARFALAATAVVALTWTVAAVHYHYIERRFRSAGPAGSQSRVSIEACAGYGRRAACAPPAAGK; encoded by the coding sequence ATGTCTACCGAGCGTCGTACCTACATCGCTGCATTCGACGGACTCCGCGGCATCGCAATCCTCCCCGTGGTCCTGTTGCACGTCGGCGTCGGAACCCTGCCGGACAGCCGGCTGCTTTTCGAGCTGACGCGTGGATGGTACGGCGTAGACCTGTTCTTCGTCCTCAGCGGATTTCTCATCACCTGGATACTGGTCTCCGAGATCGAAGAAACTGGAACGATCGACATCCGGCGCTTCTACTGGAGGCGTTGCCTGCGGCTTGGGCCGGCGTATGTCTCGATGCTGGCTTCGTTGCTGGTCGGCGCCGCAATTCTGCAACCCGACGCTTTGTCAAGAGTGCCGGCGGTTCTGCCTGCGCTGGCGAGCTACACCTACAACTATCGGTTGGCCGCCGGCGGCGCGCATCTGGCCCCGTTGGTCGTGGTGTGGTCGCTGTGCGTGGAAGAGCAGTTTTATCTGGTGTGGCCGTGGGTGCTTAAGAGCATCGGCGCGCGGCGCGGCTTGAAGTTGTGCCTTGGCCTGATAGCGGCGCTGAGCGCTTATCGGACAGGGCTCTACCTGTCGCTCAATTGGGGCCATCTGGACCGCCCAAGCCCGGCCTCGGCGATCTGGATATACTTCGCGACCGATACCCGAATCGGAGTGATCCTCGTCGGTTGCGCAACGGCGCTGTCGCTGAGGCATCCGCGCGCGCGGCGGCCGTGGCGATGGATCAGGGAGTCGCGATGGTTTGCGCCGATAACGGCGGTGACTGCCGTCGCCTGCATCATATTTGTTACCGGCGGTTATCCGTCGAGCGCGTCATGGCGCAGCGCGACCGTAGGCTACACGCTCGACGCGTGCGCGAGCGCCGCCCTGATCGGTGCAGTCTTCATGCAGCCGCGAGGCGTGGTCACGCGCGCCCTTTCGTGGCGGCCGCTGGTGTCGCTCGGACGCGTCTCCTACGGCGTGTACCTGTTCCACGTCGGGGTCGCGTGGCTTCTGCAGCGGGCGCTGAGGGCGGTCGGCTGGCCGCATGATCCGTTCGCCCGCTTCGCGCTCGCAGCCACTGCGGTTGTGGCGTTGACGTGGACGGTCGCCGCGGTTCATTACCACTACATTGAGCGGCGGTTCAGGTCGGCGGGCCCTGCCGGGTCGCAAAGCCGGGTAAGCATCGAGGCCTGCGCCGGCTACGGAAGGCGGGCCGCATGCGCCCCACCGGCGGCGGGAAAGTGA
- a CDS encoding BON domain-containing protein, with protein MSGRVFCTRSVRNSSPAENLSLSCGAALRILIAFGAFLAQSADGTARAPPVITAHFDQEVIMKPKAGLLGICVIAAAFAATPLSFAQEGPASPEPSASPSTSDHYTGAGSVKHSARDAASEATTGARNAYHAVKRSTKNTAITTEAKAALLKDPATRHSSIHVTTRSGVVTLTGKVDSSGTAQHAQQVIARLEGVRAVRNRLKYPMDENNPPADEHGPAAAEPGNAGSTMPQPGMHAPER; from the coding sequence ATGTCGGGTCGGGTGTTCTGTACACGGTCCGTAAGGAATTCATCGCCGGCTGAAAATCTTTCTCTTTCTTGCGGTGCGGCACTGCGCATTCTCATCGCGTTCGGCGCCTTTCTCGCGCAATCTGCGGATGGCACAGCTCGTGCTCCGCCTGTGATCACCGCTCACTTTGATCAGGAGGTCATTATGAAGCCGAAGGCTGGCTTATTGGGCATCTGCGTCATCGCCGCGGCGTTTGCGGCTACGCCGCTGAGCTTTGCCCAGGAAGGTCCGGCAAGTCCGGAGCCCTCTGCGAGTCCCTCCACCTCCGACCACTACACCGGTGCTGGTTCGGTAAAGCATTCGGCCAGGGACGCGGCGTCTGAGGCGACAACCGGAGCCAGAAACGCGTACCACGCCGTCAAGCGGAGCACGAAGAATACCGCGATCACAACCGAGGCCAAGGCGGCGTTGCTCAAGGATCCCGCAACTCGCCATTCGTCGATTCATGTAACGACACGTAGCGGAGTGGTGACGCTGACCGGCAAGGTCGACTCGAGTGGAACTGCTCAACACGCGCAGCAAGTGATCGCACGCCTGGAAGGTGTAAGGGCGGTGCGTAACAGGCTGAAATATCCCATGGACGAGAATAATCCCCCCGCCGACGAGCACGGACCCGCGGCAGCCGAGCCCGGCAACGCGGGATCAACCATGCCGCAACCCGGTATGCATGCACCCGAACGCTGA
- a CDS encoding BON domain-containing protein, whose translation MHNKRGRIRRVVSYGLGLILLGTIASACAASKTRESTGGYIDDAVVTAKVKAAIAGDPQLRNPIQTPLQIRVETYKGVVQLSGFVNSPEAAQRAALDASKVPGVQQVVNNLIVKTELSGSQS comes from the coding sequence ATGCATAACAAGCGCGGAAGAATCCGACGTGTTGTATCGTACGGCCTGGGTCTTATCCTGTTAGGCACCATCGCTTCGGCATGTGCAGCCAGCAAGACCCGCGAAAGCACCGGCGGCTATATCGACGATGCGGTGGTAACTGCCAAGGTCAAGGCCGCTATCGCGGGCGACCCGCAGCTCAGAAATCCCATCCAGACCCCGCTCCAAATCCGGGTTGAGACCTACAAGGGAGTCGTTCAGCTGAGCGGCTTCGTGAATTCGCCGGAAGCCGCCCAGCGCGCAGCGCTTGATGCGAGCAAGGTGCCGGGTGTTCAACAGGTCGTGAACAATCTGATCGTCAAGACCGAGCTGTCTGGCTCTCAGAGCTGA
- a CDS encoding alkaline phosphatase family protein, translating into MPKQTPRVIVFCLDGAGYDQLMEAIRSGKAPHIAGLLGKEKSNGVFEHGFAAPHVINVLPSSTVADWSASFTGKPPALDGVPGDEWFDRQTKRFYAPVPVTVTDTGDFSAMLDDDLIGKLLKVPTVYEQLRRRAYVSMLMVYRGANLFTTVSPTAFTDLVGSLVTGTLGGEGALKSVSKTLDLDSTSKLLDAINEHGVPRLQVVYFPGIDLYTHAAADPLKAQVGYIEDYTDKAVGEVLGAYRKLGILPLTYVIFIADHGHTPVEDDDSHRRGPDDPGSPFAVLRAAGFRLRKAALTLSAEEQDYQAVVASQGFMAYVYLADRSTCVAKGEICDWERRPRFKADVMHAVRALYRANQDGDLAPQAKGTIDLIFARNSGTAPFRIFDGRRLVSVDYYLKRHPRPDLVDLKQRMEWLGEGPYGYLAGDIVLLAKASTAIAVGGRYYFAAATHYSWHGSANADDSHVPLILASEELPGEVLRHIVLDIQDADAGPPSQMDLAPLVLALLGR; encoded by the coding sequence GTGCCGAAGCAGACCCCGCGGGTCATCGTGTTCTGTCTCGACGGCGCGGGCTACGACCAGCTGATGGAGGCGATCCGCTCCGGTAAAGCTCCGCACATCGCGGGCCTGCTCGGCAAGGAAAAGAGCAACGGCGTCTTCGAGCACGGCTTCGCCGCCCCGCACGTGATCAACGTCCTGCCGTCGAGCACGGTCGCCGACTGGAGCGCGAGCTTCACCGGCAAGCCGCCCGCGCTCGACGGCGTCCCGGGCGACGAGTGGTTCGACCGCCAGACCAAGCGCTTTTACGCGCCGGTCCCTGTCACCGTGACCGACACCGGCGACTTCAGCGCGATGCTCGACGACGACCTCATCGGGAAGCTGCTCAAAGTCCCGACCGTATACGAGCAGTTGCGCCGGCGCGCCTACGTCTCGATGCTGATGGTTTACCGCGGCGCCAACCTCTTTACGACGGTGAGCCCCACCGCTTTCACGGACCTGGTCGGCAGCCTGGTCACGGGAACGCTCGGTGGCGAGGGCGCGCTCAAGAGCGTCAGCAAAACGCTCGACCTCGACTCCACGAGCAAGCTGCTCGATGCAATCAATGAGCATGGCGTGCCGCGCTTGCAGGTCGTCTATTTTCCCGGGATCGATCTCTACACGCACGCCGCGGCCGACCCGCTCAAGGCCCAGGTCGGCTACATCGAGGACTACACCGACAAGGCCGTGGGCGAGGTGCTCGGCGCGTACCGGAAACTCGGAATCCTGCCGCTCACCTATGTCATTTTCATCGCGGACCACGGCCATACGCCTGTGGAGGACGACGACAGCCATCGGCGGGGTCCGGACGATCCGGGGTCGCCGTTCGCGGTCCTGCGCGCCGCCGGCTTTCGCTTGCGCAAGGCCGCGTTGACGCTGAGCGCGGAAGAACAGGATTATCAGGCGGTGGTCGCGTCGCAGGGCTTCATGGCCTACGTCTATCTCGCCGATCGCTCGACCTGCGTCGCCAAGGGCGAAATCTGTGACTGGGAGCGGCGGCCGCGCTTCAAGGCTGACGTGATGCACGCGGTGCGTGCCCTGTACCGGGCGAACCAGGATGGCGACCTCGCGCCGCAGGCGAAAGGCACGATCGATCTGATCTTCGCCCGCAATTCAGGCACCGCGCCGTTTCGGATCTTCGACGGCCGCAGGCTCGTATCGGTTGACTATTATCTAAAACGACATCCGCGGCCCGACCTCGTGGATCTCAAACAACGGATGGAGTGGCTGGGCGAGGGACCGTACGGCTACCTGGCCGGCGATATCGTGCTGCTTGCAAAAGCCAGCACTGCCATTGCGGTGGGCGGCAGATACTATTTTGCGGCGGCCACTCACTACTCGTGGCACGGCAGCGCAAACGCTGACGATAGCCATGTCCCGCTGATCCTTGCCTCCGAGGAGCTGCCGGGCGAAGTCCTGCGTCACATCGTGCTCGACATCCAGGACGCGGACGCGGGGCCGCCGTCGCAAATGGACCTGGCGCCGCTGGTGCTGGCGCTGCTCGGGCGCTGA